A region of Tolypothrix sp. NIES-4075 DNA encodes the following proteins:
- the fabI gene encoding enoyl-ACP reductase FabI has protein sequence MLNLAGKNALVTGIANNRSIAWGIAQQLHSCGANLGITYLPDDRGKMEKKVAELVEPLSPSLFIPCNVENDEQIQSTFNTITEKWGKLDILIHCLAFANKEDLTGNFSQTSRPGFNKALEVSTYSLIQLAGAAKPLMTEGGSIVTLTYLGGVKVVPNYNVMGIAKAGLEMSVRYLASELGPQNIRVNAISAGPIRTLASSAVGGILDMIHHVEQVAPLRRTVTQLEVGNAAAFLCSDLASGITGQVLYVDAGYEIMGM, from the coding sequence ATGTTAAATCTCGCCGGGAAAAACGCTCTAGTCACAGGCATTGCCAACAACCGCTCGATCGCTTGGGGAATAGCCCAACAACTGCACTCTTGCGGTGCCAACCTCGGTATTACTTACCTTCCGGATGACCGAGGTAAAATGGAAAAAAAAGTTGCCGAATTGGTCGAACCCCTCAGTCCTAGTTTGTTTATTCCGTGTAATGTGGAAAATGATGAGCAAATTCAATCTACTTTTAATACAATCACCGAAAAGTGGGGCAAATTAGATATTTTGATCCACTGTCTTGCTTTTGCGAACAAAGAAGATTTGACTGGAAATTTTAGTCAAACCTCGCGTCCAGGTTTTAATAAAGCTTTAGAAGTTAGCACCTACTCATTAATCCAGCTAGCAGGTGCAGCTAAACCTTTAATGACAGAAGGTGGTAGCATTGTTACGCTCACATATTTAGGTGGCGTTAAGGTGGTTCCTAACTACAACGTTATGGGAATCGCCAAAGCCGGATTAGAAATGAGCGTGCGTTACCTTGCATCTGAATTAGGTCCGCAAAATATTCGTGTAAATGCCATTTCCGCAGGTCCGATTCGCACTTTGGCATCTAGTGCCGTGGGCGGCATTTTGGATATGATTCATCATGTAGAGCAAGTTGCACCTTTACGACGCACCGTCACTCAACTAGAAGTAGGCAATGCAGCAGCTTTTTTATGTAGCGATTTAGCCAGCGGAATTACTGGACAAGTGCTGTATGTAGATGCAGGATATGAAATTATGGGGATGTGA
- a CDS encoding DUF3084 domain-containing protein — protein MTTGYILIAAILIIGGVIATVGDRIGTRVGKARLSLFKLRPKNTAVVITIFTGGLISASTLGILFAADEGLRKGVFELENIQRDLRHKRDQLKTTEAQKSQVEVELDKAKKEQTQAQQQLQQTNQSLKEANAKQQITQAQLNRTIAQQAQTQTNLQRTQNQLSQVVSRYQQAINQLESVSQQQKELLAGIQRLRSERQRLFDEAKKAIAEAQTAIKKRDRELANRQETIEQRDQKISQLDRLIRERNSAIASREQVITQRESRLKELETQQDYLEQEVARLEKYYQSFRDLRLGKVALVRGQVIAAGVIRAPEPAIARTAVIQLLQEANRNANIELAEPNTNPVNNVQILRVTQERVEQLSKQISDGREYAVRIFSAGNYVRGEKQIEFFADAARNQVVFTGGEVVATTTADPKSMTSYQLQQRLQLLISASQFRARNAGIVEDIQVEGPVLRFIAQLKQYDQPVDIKAVAAEDIYTVGPLKVRLLVIQNGQIIFST, from the coding sequence ATGACCACCGGGTACATCCTCATAGCGGCAATTTTAATTATAGGGGGCGTGATAGCCACCGTGGGCGATCGCATTGGCACACGAGTTGGCAAAGCACGTCTCTCTCTATTCAAGCTGCGTCCTAAAAATACCGCAGTCGTGATAACTATTTTCACAGGTGGTTTAATTTCCGCATCAACTTTAGGGATTTTATTCGCAGCTGATGAAGGATTGCGTAAAGGAGTCTTTGAGCTAGAAAATATTCAAAGAGACTTGAGGCACAAGCGCGACCAGCTAAAAACCACAGAAGCGCAAAAAAGTCAAGTAGAGGTTGAGCTAGATAAGGCAAAAAAAGAACAAACCCAAGCTCAACAACAATTGCAGCAGACTAATCAATCGTTGAAAGAGGCAAATGCCAAACAACAAATTACACAAGCTCAATTGAACCGTACTATTGCTCAACAGGCTCAAACTCAAACGAACCTGCAACGCACTCAAAATCAGCTAAGTCAAGTTGTTAGTCGGTATCAACAAGCGATAAATCAACTCGAAAGCGTTTCCCAGCAACAGAAAGAACTATTGGCTGGAATTCAACGATTGCGCTCAGAACGCCAACGACTGTTTGATGAAGCCAAAAAAGCGATCGCAGAGGCTCAAACAGCAATTAAAAAACGCGATCGCGAACTTGCTAATCGGCAAGAAACTATTGAACAGCGCGATCAAAAAATTTCTCAACTAGATCGACTCATCAGAGAGCGCAATTCAGCAATTGCCTCGCGAGAGCAAGTAATTACCCAAAGAGAATCTCGGCTCAAAGAACTAGAAACACAACAGGACTATCTAGAACAGGAAGTCGCAAGGCTAGAAAAATATTACCAGTCTTTTCGCGACTTGCGTTTGGGTAAAGTTGCTTTGGTTCGGGGTCAAGTTATTGCTGCTGGGGTAATTCGCGCTCCTGAACCTGCCATTGCCCGTACTGCTGTGATTCAACTGTTACAAGAAGCTAACCGTAATGCCAACATAGAATTAGCTGAACCAAATACAAATCCTGTCAATAATGTGCAAATATTACGTGTTACCCAAGAGAGGGTTGAGCAACTCAGCAAGCAGATTAGTGATGGTCGAGAATACGCGGTGCGAATTTTCTCTGCTGGTAATTACGTCAGGGGTGAAAAGCAGATAGAATTTTTTGCCGATGCAGCGCGAAATCAAGTTGTCTTTACCGGGGGTGAAGTCGTGGCTACAACTACTGCCGATCCGAAAAGCATGACATCCTATCAGTTGCAGCAGCGGTTACAGCTGCTGATTTCTGCTTCTCAATTTCGCGCTCGTAATGCAGGAATTGTCGAAGATATTCAAGTAGAGGGTCCCGTCCTTCGCTTTATTGCTCAACTAAAGCAGTACGATCAACCTGTGGATATTAAAGCTGTTGCAGCAGAAGATATTTATACAGTCGGACCTCTGAAAGTGAGATTACTTGTTATACAAAACGGACAAATTATTTTTAGCACATAA
- a CDS encoding polyribonucleotide nucleotidyltransferase: protein MAEVDKSISFDGRDIRLKVGLLAPQAGGSVLIQSGDTAVLVTATRSAGREGIDFLPLTVDYEERLYAAGRIPGGIMRREGRPPEKTILTSRLIDRPMRPLFPSWLRDDLQIVAVTLSMDEEVPPDVLAVTGASIATLIAQIPFNGPMAAVRVGLVGDDFIINPTYAEIEASDLDLVVAGSPDGVIMVEAGANQLSERDIIEAIDFGYEAVRDLIKAQEDLMAELGLQMVQQQPPSVDLTLENFIRDRANDEIKKILSQFSFTKTERDTALDEVKEKIKTEIAELSEEDAIRVAATANSKALGNTFKDITKQLMRRQIVEDNVRVDGRKLDEVRPVSCQVNLLPRRVHGSGLFNRGLTQVLTACTLGTPGDAQNLNDDLQIDQSKRYIHHYNFPPFSVGETKPLRAPGRREIGHGALAERSLLPVLPSKEQFPYVIRVVSEVLSSNGSTSMGSVCGSTLALMDAGVPITKPVSGAAMGLIKEGDEVRILTDIQGIEDFLGDMDFKVAGTDTGITALQMDMKISGLSLEVIAQAVNQAKSARLHILEKMLTCIDQPRIETSPYAPRLLTIKIDPDMIGLVIGPGGKTIKGITEETGAKIDIEDDGTVTISAVDENKAKKARNIVQGMTRKLHEGDVYVGRVTRIIPIGAFVEFLPGKEGMIHISQLADYRVGKVEDEVAVGDEVIVKVREIDNKGRINLTRLGIHPDQATAAREAAAVNK, encoded by the coding sequence ATGGCAGAAGTTGATAAGTCAATATCCTTCGACGGACGGGATATTCGACTGAAGGTTGGTTTACTAGCTCCCCAGGCTGGTGGGTCAGTCTTGATACAATCTGGGGATACAGCAGTTTTAGTGACAGCTACGCGATCCGCAGGCAGAGAAGGCATTGATTTTCTTCCCCTCACCGTAGATTACGAAGAAAGACTGTATGCAGCAGGTAGAATTCCTGGAGGGATAATGAGGCGAGAAGGTCGTCCCCCAGAAAAGACAATTCTGACTAGCCGTCTAATTGACCGTCCGATGCGTCCCTTGTTCCCTTCATGGTTGCGGGATGACCTGCAAATTGTCGCAGTAACCCTATCGATGGATGAAGAAGTACCACCCGATGTGTTGGCGGTTACAGGTGCTTCAATCGCTACCCTGATTGCCCAGATACCCTTTAATGGACCGATGGCAGCAGTCAGGGTCGGTTTGGTGGGAGATGATTTTATAATTAACCCCACGTATGCAGAAATAGAAGCCAGTGACCTGGATTTGGTGGTCGCAGGTTCGCCGGATGGTGTGATCATGGTAGAGGCTGGGGCAAATCAATTGTCAGAACGAGATATTATCGAGGCGATTGATTTTGGTTACGAAGCAGTGCGCGACTTAATTAAGGCGCAAGAAGATTTGATGGCAGAACTGGGTTTGCAAATGGTGCAACAACAACCACCATCCGTAGACTTGACGCTAGAGAATTTTATTCGCGATCGCGCTAACGATGAAATAAAAAAAATCCTCTCACAATTTAGTTTCACCAAAACCGAACGAGATACCGCTTTGGATGAGGTGAAGGAAAAAATTAAAACAGAAATTGCCGAACTTTCTGAAGAAGACGCAATTCGAGTAGCCGCAACCGCAAATAGCAAAGCACTAGGTAACACTTTTAAAGACATTACCAAACAGTTAATGCGGCGTCAAATCGTCGAAGATAACGTTCGCGTTGATGGTCGCAAGTTAGATGAAGTGCGTCCTGTTTCTTGTCAAGTTAATTTATTACCTCGACGAGTCCACGGCAGCGGTTTATTTAACCGAGGACTAACTCAGGTATTAACTGCTTGCACCCTTGGCACACCCGGAGATGCCCAAAATCTCAACGACGATTTGCAAATAGACCAATCCAAACGTTACATACACCATTACAACTTCCCCCCTTTCTCTGTTGGGGAAACTAAACCTTTACGGGCGCCAGGACGACGCGAAATTGGTCACGGGGCGCTAGCCGAGCGATCGCTCTTACCCGTGTTACCATCAAAAGAGCAATTTCCCTACGTGATTCGGGTCGTGTCGGAAGTACTTTCTTCCAACGGTTCCACTTCAATGGGTTCTGTGTGCGGTTCCACCCTGGCTTTGATGGATGCTGGCGTACCAATTACCAAACCCGTCAGCGGTGCGGCAATGGGTCTGATTAAAGAAGGGGACGAAGTGCGAATCCTCACGGATATTCAGGGCATTGAAGACTTTTTGGGCGACATGGACTTTAAAGTTGCTGGGACGGATACTGGAATTACCGCCTTGCAAATGGATATGAAAATCTCCGGTTTGTCCTTGGAAGTTATCGCCCAAGCCGTCAATCAAGCCAAATCTGCTAGATTGCACATTCTGGAAAAAATGCTCACCTGCATCGATCAACCACGCATTGAAACCTCACCTTATGCCCCACGCTTGTTGACAATTAAGATTGACCCAGACATGATTGGTCTGGTCATCGGACCCGGAGGCAAGACGATTAAGGGTATTACTGAAGAAACTGGTGCTAAGATTGACATCGAAGATGATGGCACGGTGACGATTTCGGCGGTGGATGAAAATAAGGCAAAAAAAGCACGCAATATCGTCCAAGGCATGACGCGCAAGCTGCATGAAGGTGATGTCTATGTTGGGCGCGTGACGCGGATTATACCTATCGGGGCGTTTGTCGAATTTCTCCCTGGCAAAGAAGGAATGATCCATATTTCTCAACTAGCTGACTACCGCGTTGGCAAAGTTGAAGATGAAGTGGCAGTTGGTGATGAAGTGATTGTGAAAGTGCGCGAGATTGATAACAAGGGTAGAATTAATCTTACACGCTTGGGTATTCACCCAGATCAAGCAACTGCGGCGCGAGAAGCAGCAGCAGTGAATAAGTAA
- a CDS encoding ABC transporter ATP-binding protein: MKSVAPSFDSQLNTTDHPPVVLTSELRKVYRTGFWMNQKVVSLKSCSLKVYKGETFGLLGPNGAGKTTLLKLLLGVIRPTAGRGLLLGRPLGDRTVKERIGYLPENAYLYDYLTGWEFLQLAAGLFQIPQSVQRQRIPELVELVGLSLTDARKKPLRRYSKGMLQRVGMAQALINDPELVFLDEPMSGLDPVGRYQMREIILSLKEKGKTIFFNSHILSEVEKICDRVAILSQGQLICSGSLNQLLGTKSTYRVKGQGGDSEVLKKWIPSLEFEPDGSWQGELQENYYDFLASLRLMNGQIIAMNLSGLSLEEFFMQQVKK; this comes from the coding sequence ATGAAGTCTGTTGCTCCTTCTTTTGATTCTCAACTAAATACTACAGACCATCCACCAGTAGTGTTAACTTCCGAATTAAGAAAAGTTTATCGTACCGGCTTTTGGATGAATCAAAAAGTCGTATCTCTCAAAAGCTGTTCTTTAAAAGTTTACAAGGGAGAAACCTTTGGTTTGTTGGGACCAAATGGTGCTGGTAAAACTACGCTTTTAAAGTTGTTGCTGGGAGTTATTCGTCCCACGGCTGGACGAGGATTATTATTGGGTAGACCGCTAGGCGATCGCACTGTTAAAGAACGTATCGGCTATTTACCTGAAAATGCCTATTTGTATGATTATCTCACTGGCTGGGAATTTTTGCAGCTAGCAGCCGGACTATTCCAAATTCCTCAAAGCGTGCAACGCCAACGCATCCCGGAACTGGTAGAATTAGTGGGCTTATCTTTAACGGATGCTCGCAAAAAACCTCTTCGCCGCTACTCCAAAGGAATGCTACAGCGTGTGGGTATGGCACAGGCATTAATTAACGATCCAGAACTGGTGTTTTTAGATGAACCAATGTCTGGACTCGATCCGGTGGGACGCTATCAAATGCGAGAAATTATCTTGTCGTTAAAAGAGAAAGGCAAGACAATTTTTTTCAATAGCCATATTCTCAGTGAAGTAGAGAAAATATGCGATCGCGTTGCTATTCTCTCTCAAGGTCAATTAATTTGTTCTGGTTCCCTCAATCAACTTTTAGGAACTAAAAGCACATATCGTGTCAAAGGTCAAGGTGGTGACTCGGAAGTTCTCAAAAAATGGATACCTAGTCTAGAATTTGAACCTGACGGTTCTTGGCAAGGTGAACTACAAGAAAATTACTATGATTTTCTTGCTAGTCTCCGCTTGATGAATGGGCAGATTATTGCTATGAACTTGTCTGGTCTCTCTTTAGAAGAGTTTTTTATGCAACAAGTTAAAAAATAA
- the ntcA gene encoding global nitrogen regulator NtcA, with product MIVAQDKALANVFRQMATGAFPPVVETFERNKTIFFPGDPAERVYFLLKGAVKLSRVYEAGEEITVALLRENSVFGVLSLLTGNKSDRFYHAVAFTPVDLLSAPIEQVEQALKENPELSMLMLRGLSSRILQTEMMIETLAHRDMGSRLVSFLLILCRDFGIPCADGITIDLKLSHQAIAEAIGSTRVTVTRLLGDLREKKMISIHKKKITVHKPVTLSRQFT from the coding sequence ATGATCGTGGCACAAGATAAAGCCCTAGCAAATGTTTTTCGTCAAATGGCAACCGGAGCGTTTCCACCGGTTGTGGAAACGTTTGAACGCAATAAAACGATCTTTTTTCCTGGCGATCCTGCCGAAAGAGTTTATTTTCTTTTGAAAGGTGCTGTAAAACTTTCCAGGGTTTATGAGGCAGGAGAAGAAATAACAGTAGCACTGCTAAGGGAAAATAGCGTTTTTGGTGTATTGTCATTACTAACGGGAAATAAGTCAGATCGGTTTTACCATGCCGTTGCTTTTACACCCGTGGACTTGCTTTCAGCACCAATTGAACAGGTTGAGCAAGCACTGAAGGAAAATCCCGAATTGTCAATGTTAATGTTGCGGGGTCTATCTTCGCGGATTTTACAGACAGAGATGATGATTGAAACTCTCGCTCACCGAGATATGGGTTCGAGGTTGGTGAGTTTTCTGTTGATTCTGTGTCGGGATTTTGGCATTCCTTGTGCCGATGGAATTACAATTGATCTGAAGCTATCTCATCAGGCGATCGCTGAGGCAATTGGTTCGACTCGCGTCACCGTCACCCGCTTACTGGGCGATTTGCGCGAAAAGAAGATGATTTCCATTCACAAGAAAAAGATTACTGTTCACAAACCTGTTACTTTAAGTAGGCAATTTACTTAG
- a CDS encoding pre-16S rRNA-processing nuclease YqgF — translation MTIREFSPTQPVILGFDPGKDKCGLAVMGLDRQLHYHQVVLSSEAIARIEKLRQNYPISLMVMGDQTTAKRWKQQITEEVKEPLNIILVDERYTSLEARDRYWQMYPPKGLSKLLPQGMRQPPRPIDDIVAILLIERYLNRLTESAV, via the coding sequence ATGACTATTCGTGAATTTTCGCCGACGCAACCAGTGATTTTGGGCTTTGATCCGGGTAAAGATAAGTGTGGTTTAGCAGTGATGGGGCTAGATCGGCAACTGCATTATCATCAAGTTGTGTTATCAAGTGAAGCGATCGCAAGAATTGAGAAACTGCGCCAAAATTACCCGATTTCCTTGATGGTAATGGGCGACCAAACTACGGCAAAACGCTGGAAACAGCAAATAACTGAAGAAGTTAAAGAGCCGTTGAATATCATTTTAGTGGATGAGCGTTACACCAGCTTAGAAGCACGCGATCGCTATTGGCAAATGTACCCACCCAAAGGACTCTCGAAACTATTGCCACAAGGTATGCGACAACCACCAAGACCTATAGATGACATTGTTGCCATCCTCTTAATCGAAAGATACTTAAATCGCTTAACTGAATCAGCGGTATAA
- the hisB gene encoding imidazoleglycerol-phosphate dehydratase HisB gives MQISDASGKDSVLRQLLSSHHDQPNKTSRIASVSRTTGETDVQVTINLDGTGICNAATGIPFLDHMLHQIASHGLIDLDVQAKGDLEIDDHHTNEDVGITLGQALSQALGDRKGIVRFGNFLAPLDEALIQVALDFSGRPHISYGLEIPTTRVGTYDTQLVREFFVAVVNHSQMTLHIRQLDGINSHHIIEATFKAFARAMRMAVEIDTRRAGMIPSSKGVL, from the coding sequence ATGCAAATAAGCGATGCCTCCGGCAAGGACTCCGTCCTACGCCAACTTCTTTCCTCACACCACGACCAGCCAAATAAAACTTCTCGAATTGCCTCGGTTAGCCGCACTACGGGTGAAACCGATGTGCAAGTCACTATCAACCTAGATGGTACAGGTATTTGTAATGCCGCAACGGGAATTCCCTTTTTGGATCACATGCTGCATCAAATAGCTTCCCACGGACTGATTGACTTGGATGTGCAAGCTAAGGGAGACTTAGAAATTGATGACCACCACACCAACGAAGATGTGGGTATTACTTTAGGGCAAGCATTAAGCCAAGCATTAGGCGATCGCAAAGGCATTGTCCGCTTTGGTAATTTCCTCGCACCTTTAGATGAAGCTTTAATTCAAGTGGCGCTGGATTTTTCCGGGCGTCCCCACATAAGCTATGGTTTAGAAATTCCTACGACTCGGGTGGGAACTTACGACACCCAATTAGTACGGGAATTTTTTGTAGCGGTGGTGAATCATAGCCAAATGACGTTACACATTCGTCAACTTGATGGCATTAATTCCCATCACATTATTGAAGCGACATTTAAAGCGTTTGCGAGGGCAATGCGGATGGCGGTAGAAATCGATACCCGTCGTGCTGGTATGATTCCTAGTTCTAAAGGCGTTTTGTAA
- a CDS encoding DUF3146 family protein, translating into MSTKRLPESIAHVRVTRQSWQHGFLEGEVSAGDFEWQFQWHFRRGELSVKPSQGRALIKEPLGRFLEQRDYELEPGGDYAFTIRAEL; encoded by the coding sequence GTGAGTACTAAACGTCTGCCAGAAAGCATTGCCCATGTCAGGGTTACTCGCCAATCCTGGCAACACGGCTTCCTTGAAGGTGAAGTCAGCGCGGGTGACTTTGAGTGGCAGTTCCAATGGCATTTTCGCCGGGGTGAACTGTCTGTTAAGCCTTCTCAAGGTCGTGCGTTAATTAAAGAACCCCTCGGTCGCTTCTTGGAGCAACGAGACTATGAACTAGAGCCTGGAGGAGATTATGCTTTTACTATTCGGGCTGAGTTATAA